A window from Salvia miltiorrhiza cultivar Shanhuang (shh) chromosome 2, IMPLAD_Smil_shh, whole genome shotgun sequence encodes these proteins:
- the LOC131008813 gene encoding uncharacterized protein LOC131008813 isoform X1 has translation MDVWVVAAAAGAGYVVQHLKNLSRGKNKWVDSSSENLNSVTPQSSSSRHKLGDKSGPFNNVLSRKSFGEEMSNREGDKVCEAASDFEVTSTSGYEDENLIMVDSFMSSSSLAPYLDVEDVQGDWESRLPSDSGKGFTSDMSPHPSSGEIGFSYSSRRKRSRLKSRRFDSEFIKPQTSLESCLMAQLYEEHNESEEYALHPLGKPRLRPFLVTDGSKIISTAPHESFTVPIGTAGGKSRLWKDGYSKVNSTVCGIPALPYIEPVEFEKKAKTREKLKHGFERTDSSKASHGDHDNAQGGTSDRALLFYLGLTMGIVSSFLANKREVENMKSLLKQNENLVQDLQEELEMKDSLTVKELAADDYESKDVHNDCCTGDTVHPSLEEKFDEESCHEKAEEKSLYEIEAELEAELQRLESSMNSSSLEGKLCNLTALDPDLVPDFHEDKSRSRSFAADINNQFHADSNGSRSSTPRSCPYPVSPRELSLRLHQVIQSRLEERIKELEMALQNSQRKMKYMESEHVHPWGEQSNSGTQNSSTHDSPIVRDGHESVDEPVIINLSGEALAAYNEAYDVFTKVSESDDEDFQAGFENGYHAQYDLMGQHSASNGVQESVFDQRTEEDLYSPANNVVCGRRDGVEDSDQEEMERLLIRQIVEKAKQGSPAVLKAQRAFLLLNIENEH, from the exons ATGGATGTGTGGGTAGTTGCAGCAGCTGCTGGTGCTGGTTATGTAGTCCAGCATCTAAAGAATCTCAGCAGGGGTAAGAATAAATGGGTAGATTCATCGTCTGAGAACCTTAATAGTGTTACACCTCAGTCCTCCAGTAGTAGACACAAGCTCGGGGACAAGAGTGGTCCATTTAACAATGTGTTGTCGAGGAAAAGTTTTGGGGAGGAAATGTCCAACAGAGAAGGAGACAAGGTTTGTGAAGCTGCTTCTGACTTTGAAGTCACTTCTACTAGTGGATATGAAGATGAAAATCTGATAATGGTGGACAGCTTTATGAGTTCAAGTTCTTTAGCTCCATATCTGGACGTAGAAGATGTTCAAGGGGATTGGGAAAGTAGATTACCTTCTGACAGTGGTAAAGGTTTTACTAGTGATATGTCGCCTCATCCTTCTTCAGGCGAGATAGGGTTTTCTTATAGTTCTAGAAGAAAGAGAAGTAGGCTGAAGAGTAGAAGATTTGATAGTGAATTCATAAAGCCACAGACTTCTCTTGAGAGTTGTCTTATGGCCCAGTTGTACGAAGAACACAATGAAAGTGAAGAATATGCTCTCCATCCATTGGGGAAACCACGTTTGCGGCCATTTCTTGTCACTGATGGAAGCAAGATAATCAGCACAGCACCGCATGAATCCTTCACTGTACCAATTGGAACAGCAGGAGGGAAAAGTCGGCTGTGGAAGGATGGATACTCGAAAGTAAATTCGACTGTATGTGGCATTCCAGCACTGCCTTATATTGAACCTGTGGAGTTTGAAAAGAAAGCTAAAACTAGAGAAAAACTGAAGCACGGTTTTGAAAGAACTGACTCTAGCAAAGCTTCCCATGGCGATCACGACAACGCACAAGGTG GAACATCCGATAGGGCTCTTCTTTTCTATCTTGGGCTAACAATGGGCATAGTATCTTCTTTCTTGGCAAACAAACGAGAAGTAGAAAATATGAAAAGCTTGTTGAAGCAGAACGAGAATCTGGTCCAAGATCTGCAGGAGGAACTTGAGATGAAAGATTCCTTAACTGTAAAGGAGCTTGCTGCAGATGATTATGAATCAAAGGATGTgcataatgattgttgcaccggTGATACAGTGCATCCTTCTCTTGAAGAGAAATTTGATGAAGAATCTTGCCATGAGAAGGCTGAGGAGAAATCTTTATATGAAATCGAAGCAGAGCTTGAAGCTGAATTGCAGAGGTTGGAATCAAGCATGAACTCTTCCAGTTTGGAAGGGAAACTTTGCAATCTAACAGCG CTTGATCCAGACTTGGTACCAGATTTTCATGAGGACAAGTCGAGGTCTCGCTCTTTTGCTGCTGACATCAACAACCAGTTTCATGCTGATAGCAATGGAAGCCGAAGCTCTACACCACGCTCTTGCCCCTATCCAGTATCCCCTAGAGAGCTGAGTTTGCGTTTGCATCAAGTCATCCAATCAAGACTAGAAGAACGCATAAAGGAGCTTGAGATGGCGCTTCAGAACAGTCAGAGGAAGATGAAGTACATGGAATCTGAGCATGTCCATCCATGGGGGGAGCAATCAAACTCTGGAACACAAAACTCTTCAACCCATGATAGCCCAATTGTTAGAGATGGACATGAGTCTGTAGATGAACCTGTCATCATCAATTTATCAGGGGAAGCACTGGCTGCCTACAATGAGGCCTATGACGTGTTCACAAAGGTCTCTGAATCAGATGACGAAGATTTTCAAGCTGGGTTCGAGAATGGATATCATGCCCAATATGATCTTATGGGTCAGCATTCCGCTTCAAATGGGGTTCAGGAGTCTGTGTTTGATCAGCGAACTGAGGAAGATCTTTACTCTCCGGCGAACAATGTTGTCTGCGGCAGAAGGGATGGAGTTGAAGACAGTGATCAGGAAGAGATGGAGAGGTTGCTGATAAGGCAAATAGTAGAGAAAGCCAAACAAGGCTCTCCTGCAGTTTTGAAAGCTCAAAGAGCATTTTTGttattaaatattgaaaatgaaCATTGA
- the LOC131008815 gene encoding ATP synthase subunit gamma, mitochondrial: protein MAMAALRREGRRIAAPIISPRPINPLRSSIVPSEDQSFLGVRSVSTQIVRNRMKSVKNIQKITKAMKMVAASKLRAIQSKAENSRGLWQPFTALLGDLPSVDVKKTVVVTISSDKGLCGGINSTSVKVSRGLRKLNSGPDKECKFVILGEKAKAQLVRDSKKDIELALTELQKNPLNYTQVAVLADDILKNVEYDALRIVYNKFQSVVSFIPSTSTVLSPEIVERESEAGGKLGELDAYEVEGAETKSEVLQNLTEFQFSCVMFNAVLENACSEQGARMSAMDSSSRNAGEMLDRLTLTYNRTRQATITTELIEIISGASALEG, encoded by the exons ATGGCGATGGCTGCGCTGAGACGCGAGGGCAGGCGGATTGCTGCCCCTATAATTTCTCCCCGCCCTATCAATCCCCTCCGCTCGTCTATCGTTCCTTCCGA GGATCAATCTTTCTTGGGAGTTCGTTCTGTGTCAACTCAAATTG TCCGCAATCGTATGAAGAGTGTTAAGAATATTCAAAAAATCACAAAGGCTATGAAGATGGTTGCAGCTTCAAAGCTCCGAGCTATTCAGTCTAAAGCTGAAAACTCGCGTGGTCTGTGGCAGCCATTCACTGCTCTTCTTGGTGACCTTCCAA GTGTTGATGTGAAGAAGACTGTTGTTGTTACAATTTCCTCTGACAAAGGTCTGTGTGGTGGAATCAATTCTACTTCAGTGAAAGTAAGCAGGGGCCTCAGGAAGTTAAATTCTG GTCCCGACAAGGAATGCAAGTTTGTTATCTTGGGAGAAAAAGCCAAGGCCCAACTTGTGCGAGACTCCAAGAAAGACATTGAGCTAGCCCTAACTGAGTTGCAGAAGAATCCTCTGAACTATACTCAG GTTGCTGTGCTTGCTGATGACATCTTAAAGAATGTAGAATATGATGCATTAAGGATTGTTTATAATAAGTTCCAATCAGTGGTCTCATTTATCCCATCAACATCCACTGTATTATCTCCTGAG ATTGTGGAGAGAGAATCTGAAGCTGGGGGAAAACTTGGGGAATTGGATGCTTATGAAGTTGAAGGTGCTGAAACAAAGTCAGAAGTGCTTCAGAATCTGACAGAGTTCCAATTCTCTTGT GTTATGTTCAATGCTGTCTTAGAAAATGCTTGCAGTGAGCAGGGAGCTAGAATGTCTGCAATGGACAGCTCAAGTAGAAATGCAGGAGAGATGCTTGACCGCCTCACGCTTACTTATAACAG AACTCGTCAAGCAACTATCACTACAGAATTGATAGAGATTATATCTGGAGCATCAGCATTGGAGGGCTAA
- the LOC131008812 gene encoding probable disease resistance protein At4g27220, whose product MLQQIVESFFQKVGEKLVDYAHSKVTDITNLKFDVTNLKEALNLLCATAMDVEDKIETDASGKKKRKREVEDWLRQVQLIQSDFLQLQSGGHITRLLSGGRVAKLNKQVNELVEQSRHFGEVLVNDYDRRGQAFLAAEMFGEAFEENLDTIWGLLVDDKVGSIGIYGMGGIGKTTLMKHIHNLLLQETQDCVFWVTVSQVFSVNKLQDELARAMGLKLSDKDDTDRRAAELSKAFSTRESIVLILDDVWENIKLEKVGYPLGREGCRLVITTRSLKVCHQFGCKKINEVKTLHNDEAWDLFKETLGHESVPSDVEEIAKCMVKMCDGLPLGIITLAGSMRGEMAIHVWRNALTELKKSFMGHDDMEDQVYKVLKYSFDRLLPNHQQGKRRGYTNLQLCFLYCALYPEDCKIPRNELVRKFISEDLVDTRKSMKAQYDEGHSMLDKLVNTCLLESTHNHKDGDSVRMHDLMRAMALKITEGKTVVIAGHSSLKEIPNEEEWREDLENLSLIQSGIEVVPFEMSPKCPKLLRLLLRENPFNYLPGSFFSRMHALCTLDLSRTRIKDLPDSLSDLKSLKALLLGECRELAAVPNLGKLKSLRELDLSYSGIRKVPQGTEKLLNLQRLLLNGANYIRMLPTGLLANLSNLQLLLLPYQVQTPVEDIERLKRLEEFAGPVEDARDFSRVFRSRSRAHGTYYSIQVRLVYDGFSRRRNQVTFYLCDLEKGDENHDTMSAQDILVFHHCDGLSNCLADDISRLDDPRSLKLLEVYNSRGIECMFTYAKSVSQFSSLEKILLQELPDFMGMIHRREAGPSEVFASPTFAPAAFSSLKYLTICKCNKMNKLGLPASEFPKLERICVRNCDEIQEIIETADGTGRGEAVGPFVSLPRLRQLYLIQLPRLSSICKAKMLCDSINIIHVEQCQALKKLPLNFPESENHTLHEGSYHGSPPPSLEEIWILEEEREWWDSLEWEHPIQSHLIQPFLRFWD is encoded by the coding sequence ATGCTACAACAAATTGTGGAATCCTTTTTCCAAAAGGTAGGAGAAAAGCTGGTAGACTATGCACACAGCAAAGTGACTGACATAACAAATTTAAAGTTCGATGTCACAAATTTGAAGGAAGCCCTCAACTTATTGTGTGCTACAGCAATGGATGTCGAGGACAAAATCGAAACAGATGCATCtgggaaaaagaagagaaaacgAGAAGTTGAAGATTGGTTGAGACAAGTGCAGCTAATTCAAAGTGATTTTCTTCAACTACAATCGGGTGGACACATCACTAGGCTCTTGAGTGGAGGCCGAGTAGCAAAACTGAATAAGCAAGTGAATGAACTCGTTGAGCAAAGTAGACATTTTGGTGAAGTTCTGGTCAATGATTATGATCGGAGGGGGCAGGCATTTTTGGCAGCTGAAATGTTTGGTGAAGCATTTGAGGaaaatttggacacaatttgggGGTTGTTAGTGGATGATAAGGTGGGGAGTATTGGGATATACGGGATGGGAGGTATAGGCAAGACGACTTTGATGAAGCACATCCACAACCTGCTGCTACAAGAAACTCAAGATTGTGTGTTTTGGGTTACAGTGTCTCAGGTGTTTAGTGTGAACAAGTTGCAAGACGAGCTAGCTCGTGCTATGGGTCTCAAGCTGTCTGACAAAGATGATACAGACAGAAGAGCAGCCGAATTGAGCAAAGCGTTCTCCACAAGAGAAAGCATTGTGCTCATATTGGATGATGTGTGGGAAAACATCAAATTGGAAAAGGTCGGATATCCACTTGGTAGGGAAGGTTGTCGATTGGTTATAACAACTAGGTCATTGAAAGTGTGTCATCAATTCGGTTGCAAGAAGATAAACGAGGTGAAAACACTGCATAATGATGAAGCATGGGACTTATTCAAAGAGACGCTGGGACACGAGAGCGTACCGTCTGATGTCGAGGAAATTGCCAAGTGCATGGTCAAGATGTGTGATGGCTTGCCTCTAGGGATCATTACCCTAGCAGGAAGCATGAGGGGCGAGATGGCCATTCATGTCTGGAGAAATGCACTGACCGAACTGAAGAAATCTTTTATGGGGCATGATGACATGGAAGATCAAGTTTATAAAGTGCTCAAATACAGTTTTGATCGTTTGTTACCAAATCATCAACAAGGAAAGAGGAGAGGCTACACAAACTTACAGCTTTGTTTCCTGTATTGCGCTTTATATCCTGAAGACTGCAAAATACCAAGAAATGAGTTAGTCAGAAAATTCATTTCGGAGGATCTGGTTGATACAAGGAAGAGTATGAAGGCTCAATATGACGAGGGTCACTCCATGCTGGACAAGTTAGTGAATACGTGCTTGCTTGAAAGCACTCACAATCACAAGGATGGAGATAGCGTCAGAATGCATGATCTGATGCGAGCCATGGCGCTGAAGATTACTGAAGGCAAAACCGTGGTGATAGCGGGCCACAGCAGTTTGAAGGAAATCCCCAATGAAGAAGAATGGAGAGAGGATCTTGAGAACTTGTCCTTGATTCAGAGTGGCATAGAGGTAGTTCCATTTGAAATGTCTCCAAAATGTCCTAAGCTGTTGAGATTGCTTCTTCGTGAGAATCCATTTAACTATCTGCCAGGATCATTTTTCTCAAGAATGCATGCCCTATGCACTCTTGATCTGTCCAGAACTCGCATAAAAGACTTGCCCGATTCTTTATCTGATCTGAAGAGCCTGAAAGCCTTGCTTCTAGGAGAGTGCCGAGAGCTTGCAGCAGTGCCCAACTTGGGAAAACTGAAATCACTAAGGGAGCTGGACCTTTCGTATAGCGGAATCAGGAAGGTGCCTCAAGGAACAGAAAAGCTCCTCAATTTGCAGCGCTTGTTATTAAATGGAGCAAATTACATAAGGATGCTACCTACAGGATTGTTGGCCAATCTCTCAAATCTCCAACTTCTTCTTCTCCCATATCAAGTACAAACACCAGTAGAGGACATTGAGAGGCTGAAAAGGTTGGAGGAGTTTGCAGGGCCAGTCGAAGATGCACGTGATTTTAGTCGTGTCTTTAGAAGTAGAAGTCGGGCTCATGGTACGTACTACAGCATTCAAGTGAGATTGGTTTACGACGGGTTCTCTAGACGCCGTAATCAAGTGACTTTCTACCTCTGTGACCTTGAGAAAGGAGATGAGAACCACGACACCATGTCAGCACAAGACATCCTTGTATTCCATCACTGCGACGGTCTAAGCAACTGTTTAGCTGATGATATCTCACGATTGGATGATCCAAGATCCCTTAAGTTGTTGGAAGTTTATAATTCAAGAGGAATAGAATGCATGTTCACATATGCAAAGTCAGTATCTCAGTTCTCAAGTCTTGAAAAGATTCTGCTGCAAGAATTACCCGATTTTATGGGTATGATCCACAGGCGGGAAGCAGGGCCTTCGGAGGTGTTTGCATCACCTACATTTGCACCAGCTGCATTTTCTTCTCTGAAATACCTGACAATTTGCAAGTGTAACAAGATGAACAAGTTGGGGCTGCCCGCATCAGAATTTCCGAAGCTCGAAAGAATCTGTGTTCGGAACTGTGATGAGATACAAGAGATAATAGAAACAGCAGATGGCACCGGAAGAGGAGAAGCAGTAGGACCCTTCGTCTCTCTTCCCAGGTTGAGACAGTTATACCTGATACAGTTGCCACGACTGTCAAGCATCTGCAAAGCAAAAATGTTATGTGATTCAATCAACATAATTCACGTGGAGCAATGCCAAGCACTAAAGAAACTGCCTTTGAATTTCCCAGAGAGTGAGAATCATACCCTCCATGAAGGATCGTATCATGGTTCGCCTCCACCATCTCTAGAAGAAATCTGGATacttgaagaagagagagaatggtGGGATTCATTAGAGTGGGAGCATCCCATACAGTCCCATCTCATCCAGCCTTTCCTGCGATTTTGGGACTAA
- the LOC131008814 gene encoding phosphatidylinositol 4-phosphate 5-kinase 6-like, whose translation MSVAHVDDDEEDDIHKPSKLHHVEKAFTNGDIYLGQWAENCPNGQGKFLWADGCMYVGSWCRGKTMGRGKFSWPSGATYEGQFKNGYMDGEGTYTGSSNDTYRGMWLSNTRHGGGMQSFSNGDCYKGQWCHGQPEGKGRYTWRNGNEYVGGWKEGKMNGVGTLVWANGSLYEGSWQDGLPKGNGTFRWVDGSFYVGVWSEDAREQSGTYYTSSANRGTLDWDPLNVYLVYLRDCSVGAVEKIPVFPSEKTVSWQCGGMPLQNLIIRPATRQGNTISKGHKNYELMLNLQLGIRHSAGKSAPATSLDLKSTAFDSRNKVWTKFPPEGSKHTPPHQSCEFKWKDYCPLVFRTLRKLFKVDPANYMMSICGSDALRELSSPGKSGSFFYLTNDDKYMIKTVKKSEVKMLKRMLPAYYNHVRFHENTLLTRFYGLHCVKMTGPAQKKVRFVIMGNLFCTEYSIHRRFDLKGSSHGRLAVKHESEIDSTTTLKDLDLNLIFRLQKSWFQEFCRQVSRDCDFLEHEKIMDYSLLVGIHFREISQSGQPLSTTETNTSKQHQTPVGNGHKTGEGEAPFDANWWTSIRLGSNMPARAELTTRRSNGECQLVGEATGECYDVILVFGIIDILQDYDISKKLEHAYKSFQHDPTSISAIDPRHYSKRFRDFIFKIFTEDG comes from the exons ATGTCTGTGGCACATGtggatgatgatgaagaagatgacatcCACAAACCTAGCAAACTCCACCATGTTGAGAAGGCTTTCACCAATGGTGACATCTACCTAGGCCAGTGGGCGGAAAACTGCCCGAACGGGCAGGGAAAGTTCCTATGGGCAGATGGCTGCATGTATGTGGGCAGCTGGTGCAGAGGCAAGACCATGGGAAGGGGCAAGTTCAGCTGGCCCTCGGGTGCCACCTACGAGGGCCAGTTCAAGAACGGGTACATGGATGGGGAGGGCACGTACACGGGCTCATCCAACGACACCTACAGAGGCATGTGGCTGTCCAACACGAGGCATGGTGGTGGGATGCAGAGCTTCAGCAATGGGGATTGCTATAAAGGGCAGTGGTGCCACGGGCAGCCCGAGGGGAAAGGGAGGTATACATGGAGGAATGGGAATGAGTATGTAGGGGGTTGGAAGGAGGGGAAGATGAATGGTGTGGGGACTCTTGTTTGGGCTAATGGGAGCTTGTATGAGGGGAGCTGGCAAGATGGGCTGCCAAAGGGAAACGGGACCTTCCGTTGGGTCGATGGGAGCTTCTATGTGGGAGTTTGGAGTGAGGATGCAAGAGAGCAAAGTGGGACTTACTACACATCTAGTGCTAATAGAGGGACTCTTGATTGGGACCCTTTGAATGTGTATTTGGTGTATTTGAGAGATTGCAGTGTTGGAGCTGTGGAGAAGATTCCGGTTTTCCCCTCGGAGAAGACGGTGAGCTGGCAATGTGGAGGGATGCCATTGCAGAATCTGATCATTAGGCCTGCAACAAGGCAGGGAAACACAATATCAAAAGGGCATAAGAATTATGAACTCATGTTGAATTTGCAGCTTGGCATAAG ACATTCTGCAGGAAAATCTGCGCCGGCTACATCCCTTGACCTAAAATCTACAGCATTTGATTCGAGAAATAAAGTGTGGACGAAGTTCCCGCCCGAAGGGTCTAAGCACACCCCACCTCACCAATCATGTGAATTCAAATGGAAGGATTACTGCCCCTTGGTTTTCAG aacaCTTAGGAAGCTATTTAAGGTTGATCCAGCAAACTACATGATGTCAATATGCGGGAGCGACGCCCTCCGCGAGCTCTCATCGCCTGGCAAAAGTGGGAGCTTCTTCTACTTAACCAACGACGACAAGTACATGATAAAAACTGTTAAGAAGTCTGAAGTAAAA ATGCTTAAGAGAATGCTTCCGGCTTACTATAATCACGTTCGCTTCCATGAAAACACGCTACTCACCAGATTTTATGGGCTCCACTGTGTGAAGATGACTGGACCTGCACAGAAGAAG GTGAGGTTTGTCATTATGGGCAACTTGTTCTGCACTGAATACTCAATCCATAGACGCTTCGACTTGAAAGGCTCCTCCCACGGCCGCCTAGCTGTCAAGCATGAATCCGAGATTGACTCAACGACCACCCTCAAGGATCTTGATCTGAACCTCATCTTTCGACTGCAGAAATCTTGGTTCCAAGAGTTTTGCAGGCAAGTGAGCCGCGACTGTGACTTTCTTGAACACGAGAAGATCATGGATTACAGCCTCTTGGTTGGCATTCATTTCAGAGAGATATCACAATCTGGACAGCCACTCAGTACTACTGAGACGAATACTTCAAAACAACACCAAACTCCAGTTG GAAATGGACACAAAACCGGTGAAGGAGAAGCTCCCTTTGATGCTAACTG GTGGACATCTATCAGATTAGGTTCCAACATGCCTGCACGAGCTGAGCTGACCACGAGGAGAAGCAATGGCGAGTGCCAGCTGGTGGGAGAGGCAACAGGGGAGTGCTATGATGTGATCCTAGTGTTTGGTATAATCGACATACTGCAAGACTATGATATCAGCAAGAAGCTTGAGCACGCGTACAAGTCCTTCCAACACGATCCAACATCAATATCGGCTATTGATCCTAGGCACTACTCCAAGCGCTTCCGTGACTTCATATTCAAGATCTTCACAGAAGATGGTTGA
- the LOC131008813 gene encoding uncharacterized protein LOC131008813 isoform X2, which produces MDVWVVAAAAGAGYVVQHLKNLSRGKNKWVDSSSENLNSVTPQSSSSRHKLGDKSGPFNNVLSRKSFGEEMSNREGDKVCEAASDFEVTSTSGYEDENLIMVDSFMSSSSLAPYLDVEDVQGDWESRLPSDSGKGFTSDMSPHPSSGEIGFSYSSRRKRSRLKSRRFDSEFIKPQTSLESCLMAQLYEEHNESEEYALHPLGKPRLRPFLVTDGSKIISTAPHESFTVPIGTAGGKSRLWKDGYSKVNSTVCGIPALPYIEPVEFEKKAKTREKLKHGFERTDSSKASHGDHDNAQGTSDRALLFYLGLTMGIVSSFLANKREVENMKSLLKQNENLVQDLQEELEMKDSLTVKELAADDYESKDVHNDCCTGDTVHPSLEEKFDEESCHEKAEEKSLYEIEAELEAELQRLESSMNSSSLEGKLCNLTALDPDLVPDFHEDKSRSRSFAADINNQFHADSNGSRSSTPRSCPYPVSPRELSLRLHQVIQSRLEERIKELEMALQNSQRKMKYMESEHVHPWGEQSNSGTQNSSTHDSPIVRDGHESVDEPVIINLSGEALAAYNEAYDVFTKVSESDDEDFQAGFENGYHAQYDLMGQHSASNGVQESVFDQRTEEDLYSPANNVVCGRRDGVEDSDQEEMERLLIRQIVEKAKQGSPAVLKAQRAFLLLNIENEH; this is translated from the exons ATGGATGTGTGGGTAGTTGCAGCAGCTGCTGGTGCTGGTTATGTAGTCCAGCATCTAAAGAATCTCAGCAGGGGTAAGAATAAATGGGTAGATTCATCGTCTGAGAACCTTAATAGTGTTACACCTCAGTCCTCCAGTAGTAGACACAAGCTCGGGGACAAGAGTGGTCCATTTAACAATGTGTTGTCGAGGAAAAGTTTTGGGGAGGAAATGTCCAACAGAGAAGGAGACAAGGTTTGTGAAGCTGCTTCTGACTTTGAAGTCACTTCTACTAGTGGATATGAAGATGAAAATCTGATAATGGTGGACAGCTTTATGAGTTCAAGTTCTTTAGCTCCATATCTGGACGTAGAAGATGTTCAAGGGGATTGGGAAAGTAGATTACCTTCTGACAGTGGTAAAGGTTTTACTAGTGATATGTCGCCTCATCCTTCTTCAGGCGAGATAGGGTTTTCTTATAGTTCTAGAAGAAAGAGAAGTAGGCTGAAGAGTAGAAGATTTGATAGTGAATTCATAAAGCCACAGACTTCTCTTGAGAGTTGTCTTATGGCCCAGTTGTACGAAGAACACAATGAAAGTGAAGAATATGCTCTCCATCCATTGGGGAAACCACGTTTGCGGCCATTTCTTGTCACTGATGGAAGCAAGATAATCAGCACAGCACCGCATGAATCCTTCACTGTACCAATTGGAACAGCAGGAGGGAAAAGTCGGCTGTGGAAGGATGGATACTCGAAAGTAAATTCGACTGTATGTGGCATTCCAGCACTGCCTTATATTGAACCTGTGGAGTTTGAAAAGAAAGCTAAAACTAGAGAAAAACTGAAGCACGGTTTTGAAAGAACTGACTCTAGCAAAGCTTCCCATGGCGATCACGACAACGCACAAG GAACATCCGATAGGGCTCTTCTTTTCTATCTTGGGCTAACAATGGGCATAGTATCTTCTTTCTTGGCAAACAAACGAGAAGTAGAAAATATGAAAAGCTTGTTGAAGCAGAACGAGAATCTGGTCCAAGATCTGCAGGAGGAACTTGAGATGAAAGATTCCTTAACTGTAAAGGAGCTTGCTGCAGATGATTATGAATCAAAGGATGTgcataatgattgttgcaccggTGATACAGTGCATCCTTCTCTTGAAGAGAAATTTGATGAAGAATCTTGCCATGAGAAGGCTGAGGAGAAATCTTTATATGAAATCGAAGCAGAGCTTGAAGCTGAATTGCAGAGGTTGGAATCAAGCATGAACTCTTCCAGTTTGGAAGGGAAACTTTGCAATCTAACAGCG CTTGATCCAGACTTGGTACCAGATTTTCATGAGGACAAGTCGAGGTCTCGCTCTTTTGCTGCTGACATCAACAACCAGTTTCATGCTGATAGCAATGGAAGCCGAAGCTCTACACCACGCTCTTGCCCCTATCCAGTATCCCCTAGAGAGCTGAGTTTGCGTTTGCATCAAGTCATCCAATCAAGACTAGAAGAACGCATAAAGGAGCTTGAGATGGCGCTTCAGAACAGTCAGAGGAAGATGAAGTACATGGAATCTGAGCATGTCCATCCATGGGGGGAGCAATCAAACTCTGGAACACAAAACTCTTCAACCCATGATAGCCCAATTGTTAGAGATGGACATGAGTCTGTAGATGAACCTGTCATCATCAATTTATCAGGGGAAGCACTGGCTGCCTACAATGAGGCCTATGACGTGTTCACAAAGGTCTCTGAATCAGATGACGAAGATTTTCAAGCTGGGTTCGAGAATGGATATCATGCCCAATATGATCTTATGGGTCAGCATTCCGCTTCAAATGGGGTTCAGGAGTCTGTGTTTGATCAGCGAACTGAGGAAGATCTTTACTCTCCGGCGAACAATGTTGTCTGCGGCAGAAGGGATGGAGTTGAAGACAGTGATCAGGAAGAGATGGAGAGGTTGCTGATAAGGCAAATAGTAGAGAAAGCCAAACAAGGCTCTCCTGCAGTTTTGAAAGCTCAAAGAGCATTTTTGttattaaatattgaaaatgaaCATTGA